From the Manis javanica isolate MJ-LG chromosome 11, MJ_LKY, whole genome shotgun sequence genome, one window contains:
- the TSSC4 gene encoding U5 small nuclear ribonucleoprotein TSSC4 translates to MAEAGAGEHPPGLEVEQGTECDPLASDTISLSDTDSDLSLPGGAEVEALSPEGLSGEAQWDSGPDEPLLPPEGLPTAAVQPFHLRGTNPTFSQRSHNIFDCLEGAVRRASPSVSHSSLGDSGGFKRPLVPSSQPLAGGQARGSQSPASLRVPPVPDYVAHPERWTKYSLGNVPEASEQSNRATALAFLSPRGLAAPSDCMPSFNQNPSSCGEGRVVFTRPARASGARPERKRAPRRVGEPGLGAPGDQEVVEAEGPAEPARPAGPGRSEAEEGAAHTGPAASPPAVETVGFRGGKRRRTGHFRRGSGAPAAPGAGV, encoded by the coding sequence ATGGCTGAGGCGGGGGCAGGCGAGCATCCCCCTGGCTTGGAGGTCGAGCAGGGAACAGAGTGTGACCCCCTGGCTTCCGACACCATCTCTCTCAGCGACACGGACTCCGACCTCAGCCTGCCTGGTGGTGCTGAGGTGGAAGCTCTGTCCCCTGAGGGGCTTTCTGGGGAGGCCCAGTGGGACTCAGGCCCTGATGAGCCCCTCTTGCCGCCAGAGGGCCTGCCCACAGCTGCCGTGCAGCCATTCCATCTTCGAGGCACAAATCCTACATTCTCCCAGCGCAGCCACAACATCTTTGACTGCTTGGAGGGGGCAGTCAGGCGGGCTTCACCCTCTGTGTCCCACTccagcctgggtgacagtggggGCTTTAAGCGGCCACTGGTGCCCTCAAGCCAGCCTCTAGCGGGGGGCCAGGCTAGGGGCAGTCAGAGTCCTGCCTCCCTGAGGGTGCCCCCCGTCCCTGACTATGTGGCCCACCCTGAGCGCTGGACCAAATACAGCCTGGGAAATGTGCCTGAGGCCAGCGAGCAGAGCAACAGGGCTACTGCCCTGGCCTTCCTGAGCCCCCGGGGTCTGGCCGCCCCCAGTGACTGCATGCCCTCCTTCAACCAGAACCCCTCCAGCTGCGGGGAGGGGAGAGTCGTCTTCACCAGGCCGGCCCGAGCCAGCGGGGCCAGGCCCGAGAGGAAGAGAGCCCCAAGGAGGGTGGGAGAGCCAGGCCTGGGCGCCCCTGGGGACCAGGAGGTAGTGGAGGCCGAGGGTCCCGCGGAGCCGGCCCGCCCGGCCGGGCCCGGGCGCTCAGAGGCCGAGGAGGGGGCCGCCCACACCGGGCCAGCAGCGAGCCCCCCAGCGGTGGAGACTGTCGGCTTCCGAGGCGGCAAGAGGAGGAGGACAGGCCACTTCCGGCGCGGGAGCGGTGCACCGGCGGCCCCCGGGGCGGGGGTCTGA